Proteins encoded within one genomic window of Setaria italica strain Yugu1 chromosome IV, Setaria_italica_v2.0, whole genome shotgun sequence:
- the LOC101758790 gene encoding BRISC and BRCA1-A complex member 2 yields the protein MSPSADAAAPASTSAPPLAPLIAAQLNYLISHSKPPIRVGQIWSGCRNGRHSDRFTLSIPFCLDYVHWDVVYNALSPKVAPDVVFGPDDEGFHPLVDYAEAGNGDKSCLACWDCRDPKGLLALVQELRELYVEYHKKQVAKVDDARVTFELSTVLSKEGIEVCMVPSADRPDEVKFAVPLLDADFDFTKLVQGCPWRVPQKIHLQVIFPISRSSSYSSVPSAPRLKLISTPDLKSLFSVEDVKLPPWSNGMCLAEYLPALEESLNLLVVEASASIGARRRFIEALAPTFGRPIEADPIFCKRATVLSISGIFTFLVHFAIPLQFPKQQPVLTLQSSQHCNADGTPITSPPINDYPWSPRWDQAEMVERIYDFLTDECQNFKKFCSDAITQQK from the exons ATGTCTCCgtccgccgacgccgccgcgccggcctccaCCTCGGCGCCCCCGCTCGCGCCCCTCATCGCCGCGCAGCTCAACTACCTCATCTCGCACTCCAAGCCTCCCATCAGG GTGGGGCAGATCTGGTCCGGCTGCCGCAACGGCCGCCACTCCGATCGGTTCACGCTTTCCATCCCCTTCTGCCTCGACTACGTCCACT GGGATGTCGTGTACAATGCGCTGTCTCCCAAGGTGGCGCCCGACGTGGTGTTCGGGCCGGACGACGAGGGGTTCCACCCGCTGGTCGATTATGCCGAGGCTGGAAATGGCGATAAGAGCTGCTTGGCATGCTGGGACTGCCGCGACCCCAAGGGACTCCTTGCTCTCGTACAGGAGCTCCG GGAATTGTACGTTGAATACCACAAGAAGCAGGTTGCCAAGGTGGACGATGCAAGAGTAACGTTTGAACTAAGTACAGTTCTCTCTAAGGAG GGTATTGAAGTCTGCATGGTACCTTCTGCCGATAGG CCAGATGAGGTGAAATTTGCTGTACCACTTCTGGACGCAGACTTCGACTTTACCAAACTGGTGCAAGGATGTCCTTGGAGAGTACCTCAAAAGATCCATCTACAG GTCATTTTTCCAATCAGTAGAAGTTCAAGTTACTCTTCTGTTCCTTCTGCTCCACGACTCAAACTAATCTCAACACCAGATTTGAAATCACTTTTCTCAGTTGAGGATGTGAAACTCCCTCCATGGTCAAACGGGAT GTGTTTAGCGGAGTATCTTCCTGCCTTAGAAGAAAGTCTTAACCTGCTG GTTGTTGAAGCATCAGCTTCAATTGGTGCCAGAAGACGTTTTATTGAGGCACTGGCTCCTACCTTTGGGAGACCGATAGAGGCTGATCCG ATTTTTTGCAAGAGAGCTACAGTACTGTCCATTTCAGGAATTTTCACATTTCTG GTTCACTTTGCTATCCCCCTTCAATTCCCAAAGCAGCAACCTGTCCTCACATTGCAGAGTTCTCAG CACTGTAATGCTGACGGGACACCTATTACGTCGCCCCCGATAAATGACTATCCCTGGAGTCCTAGATGGGATCAGGCAGAAATGGTTGAACGTATCTA TGACTTCCTGACCGATGAGTGCCAAAATTTCAAGAAGTTCTGCAGTGATGCTATCACTCAGCAGAAATAG
- the LOC101759473 gene encoding probable magnesium transporter NIPA6 — MMAEVSDNAKGLALAVASSAFIGVSFILKKIGLLRAAKCGARAGGGGYTYLSEPLWWAGMTTMLLGEVANFVAYIFAPAVLVTPLGALSIIVSSVLAHFVLKERLEKLGVLGCVSCIVGSVVVVVHAPEEHMPNSVEEIWNLATQPGFVAYAVTTLLVVGTLVLFFERRYGQTNILIYLGICSSMGSLTVVSIKAIGVAIKLTLDGVNQAAYPYTWFFLMVAVTCGVSQINYLNKALDTFNLAIVSPIYYVMFTTLTIVASGIMFKDWAGQSLSSIASELCGLITILSGTILLHAAEEGANNSAALLPWPLDKGSISWCISLSSDNLLKNVEEDYFAALQNSPAPV, encoded by the exons ATGATGGCGGAGGTGTCGGACAACGCCAAGGGCctggcgctcgccgtcgcctccagcGCCTTCATCGGCGTCAGCTTCATCCTCAAGAAGATCGGCCTCCTTCGCGCCGCCAAGTGCGGCGCCCGCGCAG GTGGTGGAGGATACACTTACCTTTCCGAGCCACTGTGGTGGGCTGGGATGACCACAA TGCTGCTTGGGGAGGTTGCAAACTTTGTTGCTTACATATTTGCGCCAGCTGTACTCGTGACTCCTCTCGGAGCATTAAGCATAATAGTGAG TTCAGTGTTGGCACACTTTGTGCTGAAGGAGCGGCTTGAGAAGCTCGGGGTCCTTGGCTGTGTATCATGCATAGTAGGTtcagttgttgttgttgtgcatGCTCCGGAAGAGCATATGCCTAACTCTGTTGAAGAAATCTGGAACCTAGCTACTCAACCAG GTTTTGTAGCATATGCAGTGACTACATTGTTAGTCGTGGGAACACTAGTTCTCTTCTTTGAACGTCGATATGGTCAGACTAATATCCTAATATATCTGGGTATCTGCTCTTCAATGGGATCACTAACG GTTGTTAGCATCAAAGCCATTGGTGTTGCCATAAAGCTTACATTGGATGGAGTGAATCAGGCTGCTTATCCATACACGTGGTTTTTTCTTATGGTTGCAGTTACCTGTGGGGTTTCTCAAATAAATTATCTCAACAAG GCATTGGATACATTTAATTTAGCCATCGTTTCTCCTATTTATTATGTGATGTTTACGACCCTTACAATAGTGGCTAGTGGAATTATGTTCAAG GACTGGGCTGGTCAAAGCTTAAGCAGTATTGCTTCTGAATTATGTGGCCTAATAACAATTCTTTCTGGGACAATTTTGTTGCACGCAGCAGAAGAGGGAGCCAACAATTCTGCAG CTTTGTTGCCTTGGCCTTTGGATAAGGGATCCATATCTTGGTGTATCAGCTTAAGCAGCGACAATCTACTGAAGAATGTTGAAGAGGACTACTTCGCAGCTCTGCAAAATTCACCTGCCCCAGTATGA
- the LOC101760138 gene encoding uncharacterized protein LOC101760138 isoform X4, with translation MGCVCSRRFPEEPAPPRTLAGAYTARRGRYGPGDFDSGELAIPPPKPPPSHKVSETGTFLGRASIAGLEKAVEVLDTLGSSMTSLNHGSGFLSGGTNRGNKVCILAFEVANTIAKASGLWRSCSDESIKELKGEILHSDGVRILVSSNTSELLHIAAIDKREELAVFSREVIRFGDLCKDPIWHNLGRYFNKLTTDNTHQDHSKESMEATVQYLINLAQNTSELYHELHALDRFEQDFRRKFHEEESVPAARRESIMILHSELKRQRKIVKNLKKKSLWSKTLEEIVEKLVDIVIFLHKQIRDSFNEAGTDFDSKNTQNKRLGSCGLALHYANIINQIENIVSRPLSLPPSSRDNLYHGLPITVKSALRSRLQSYNTEEERTVAQIKAEMQKTLRWLLPIAENTLRAHQGFGWVGEWANLGSDMGKKSGSQHSITRIQTLHHADKATTEHYILELVVLLHHLVVQVKNRGYGNSKSTKYERSRSKGGPTDLRPPETRHNTSPVSAASVASSPLSDCERAALARLSFRRASYGRSQSCEPPPDRARGSSKAHRSWDSCRSQGSSPARERGRDMAVDRDAARDLDVIDGLDLDRLTSSYSHPSSPTFC, from the exons ATGGGGTGCGTCTGCTCGAGGCGGTTCCCCGAGgaaccggcgccgccgcggacgcTCGCCGGCGCCTAcaccgcgcgccgcggccggtaCGGGCCCGGGGACTTCGACTCCGGCGAGCTCGCCATCCCGCCACCCAAGCCGCCCCCGTCCCACAAG GTATCAGAAACAGGTACATTCTTGGGAAGAGCTAGCATTGCTGGTCTGGAAAAGGCTGTTGAGGTGTTAGATACCCTCGGGAGCAGCATGACAAGTTTGAATCATGGCAGTGGCTTTCTCTCTGGGGGAACGAATCGTGGAAATAAAGTCTGTATTTTAGCATTTGAAGTCGCAAATACAATAGCTAAAGCTTCTGGTTTGTGGAGGTCATGCTCTGATGAGAGTATTAAAGAGCTCAAGGGAGAAATTTTGCACTCAGATGGAGTGCGAATATTGGTTTCCTCAAATACCAGTGAGCTGTTGCATATAGCTGCTATTGATAAAAG GGAAGAACTTGCTGTCTTTTCAAGAGAAGTCATACGGTTTGGCGACCTCTGTAAAGATCCTATCTGGCATAACTTGGGACGATATTTCAACAA GTTAACAACAGATAATACGCATCAGGATCATTCAAAGGAGAGTATGGAGGCTACTGTCCAGTATTTGATTAATTTGGCGCAAAACACTTCT GAGCTCTACCATGAATTGCACGCTCTGGACAGGTTTGAGCAGGATTTTAGAAGGAAATTTCATGAAGAGGAGTCTGTGCCAGCGGCTAGACGAG AGAGCATTATGATATTGCATAGTGAGCTAAAGCGCCAGAGGAAGATTGTGAAAAATCTGAAGAAGAAATCCTTGTGGTCTAAGACTTTGGAAGAG ATTGTGGAGAAACTTGTGGATATTGTAATCTTTTTGCATAAACAAATCCGAGATTCATTTAATGAAGCTG GAACCGACTTCGATTCCAAGAATACTCAGAACAAAAGGCTAGGTTCCTGTGGTCTGGCTCTACATTATGCTAATATTATCAATCAAATTGAAAATATA GTTTCTCGGcccctttctcttcctcctagtTCTAGAGACAATTTGTACCATGGTCTGCCAATAACAGTAAAGTCAGCTCTGCGATCACGACTGCAATCATATAACACAGAAGAAGAG CGTACGGTAGCTCAAATCAAAGCTGAAATGCAGAAAACTCTTCGCTGGCTTCTGCCGATAGCAGAAAATACACTAAG AGCACACCAAGGGTTTGGATGGGTCGGCGAATGGGCAAACCTTGG GAGCGACATGGGCAAGAAATCAGGTTCCCAGCACAGCATCACCCGGATCCAGACGCTGCACCACGCCGACAAGGCCACGACGGAGCACTACATCCTGGAGCTGGTGGTGCTCCTCCACCACCTGGTGGTCCAAGTGAAGAACCGGGGCTACGGGAACAGCAAGTCGACCAAGTACGAGCGTTCCCGATCCAAGGGTGGGCCGACGGACCTGCGGCCGCCGGAGACCCGGCACAACACGTCGCCGGTGAGCGCCGCCAGCGTGGCGTCGAGCCCGCTGTCGGACTGCGAGCGCGCGGCGCTGGCCCGGCTGAGCTTCAGGAGGGCGAGCTACGGTCGGAGCCAGAGCTGCGAGCCCCCACCCGATAGGGCCAGGGGGAGCAGCAAGGCGCACCGGAGCTGGGACTCGTGCCGGAGCCagggcagctcgccggcgagggAGCGCGGCAGGGACATGGCCGTGGACCGTGACGCGGCGAGGGACCTTGATGTAATCGATGGCTTGGATTTGGATAGACTGACTTCCTCCTACTCGCACCCGTCATCCCCAACGTTTTGCTAG
- the LOC101760138 gene encoding uncharacterized protein LOC101760138 isoform X2, with amino-acid sequence MGCVCSRRFPEEPAPPRTLAGAYTARRGRYGPGDFDSGELAIPPPKPPPSHKVSETGTFLGRASIAGLEKAVEVLDTLGSSMTSLNHGSGFLSGGTNRGNKVCILAFEVANTIAKASGLWRSCSDESIKELKGEILHSDGVRILVSSNTSELLHIAAIDKREELAVFSREVIRFGDLCKDPIWHNLGRYFNKYAPEKLTTDNTHQDHSKESMEATVQYLINLAQNTSELYHELHALDRFEQDFRRKFHEEESVPAARRESIMILHSELKRQRKIVKNLKKKSLWSKTLEEIVEKLVDIVIFLHKQIRDSFNEAGTDFDSKNTQNKRLGSCGLALHYANIINQIENIVSRPLSLPPSSRDNLYHGLPITVKSALRSRLQSYNTEEERTVAQIKAEMQKTLRWLLPIAENTLRAHQGFGWVGEWANLGSDMGKKSGSQHSITRIQTLHHADKATTEHYILELVVLLHHLVVQVKNRGYGNSKSTKYERSRSKGGPTDLRPPETRHNTSPVSAASVASSPLSDCERAALARLSFRRASYGRSQSCEPPPDRARGSSKAHRSWDSCRSQGSSPARERGRDMAVDRDAARDLDVIDGLDLDRLTSSYSHPSSPTFC; translated from the exons ATGGGGTGCGTCTGCTCGAGGCGGTTCCCCGAGgaaccggcgccgccgcggacgcTCGCCGGCGCCTAcaccgcgcgccgcggccggtaCGGGCCCGGGGACTTCGACTCCGGCGAGCTCGCCATCCCGCCACCCAAGCCGCCCCCGTCCCACAAG GTATCAGAAACAGGTACATTCTTGGGAAGAGCTAGCATTGCTGGTCTGGAAAAGGCTGTTGAGGTGTTAGATACCCTCGGGAGCAGCATGACAAGTTTGAATCATGGCAGTGGCTTTCTCTCTGGGGGAACGAATCGTGGAAATAAAGTCTGTATTTTAGCATTTGAAGTCGCAAATACAATAGCTAAAGCTTCTGGTTTGTGGAGGTCATGCTCTGATGAGAGTATTAAAGAGCTCAAGGGAGAAATTTTGCACTCAGATGGAGTGCGAATATTGGTTTCCTCAAATACCAGTGAGCTGTTGCATATAGCTGCTATTGATAAAAG GGAAGAACTTGCTGTCTTTTCAAGAGAAGTCATACGGTTTGGCGACCTCTGTAAAGATCCTATCTGGCATAACTTGGGACGATATTTCAACAAGTATGCCCCTGAAAA GTTAACAACAGATAATACGCATCAGGATCATTCAAAGGAGAGTATGGAGGCTACTGTCCAGTATTTGATTAATTTGGCGCAAAACACTTCT GAGCTCTACCATGAATTGCACGCTCTGGACAGGTTTGAGCAGGATTTTAGAAGGAAATTTCATGAAGAGGAGTCTGTGCCAGCGGCTAGACGAG AGAGCATTATGATATTGCATAGTGAGCTAAAGCGCCAGAGGAAGATTGTGAAAAATCTGAAGAAGAAATCCTTGTGGTCTAAGACTTTGGAAGAG ATTGTGGAGAAACTTGTGGATATTGTAATCTTTTTGCATAAACAAATCCGAGATTCATTTAATGAAGCTG GAACCGACTTCGATTCCAAGAATACTCAGAACAAAAGGCTAGGTTCCTGTGGTCTGGCTCTACATTATGCTAATATTATCAATCAAATTGAAAATATA GTTTCTCGGcccctttctcttcctcctagtTCTAGAGACAATTTGTACCATGGTCTGCCAATAACAGTAAAGTCAGCTCTGCGATCACGACTGCAATCATATAACACAGAAGAAGAG CGTACGGTAGCTCAAATCAAAGCTGAAATGCAGAAAACTCTTCGCTGGCTTCTGCCGATAGCAGAAAATACACTAAG AGCACACCAAGGGTTTGGATGGGTCGGCGAATGGGCAAACCTTGG GAGCGACATGGGCAAGAAATCAGGTTCCCAGCACAGCATCACCCGGATCCAGACGCTGCACCACGCCGACAAGGCCACGACGGAGCACTACATCCTGGAGCTGGTGGTGCTCCTCCACCACCTGGTGGTCCAAGTGAAGAACCGGGGCTACGGGAACAGCAAGTCGACCAAGTACGAGCGTTCCCGATCCAAGGGTGGGCCGACGGACCTGCGGCCGCCGGAGACCCGGCACAACACGTCGCCGGTGAGCGCCGCCAGCGTGGCGTCGAGCCCGCTGTCGGACTGCGAGCGCGCGGCGCTGGCCCGGCTGAGCTTCAGGAGGGCGAGCTACGGTCGGAGCCAGAGCTGCGAGCCCCCACCCGATAGGGCCAGGGGGAGCAGCAAGGCGCACCGGAGCTGGGACTCGTGCCGGAGCCagggcagctcgccggcgagggAGCGCGGCAGGGACATGGCCGTGGACCGTGACGCGGCGAGGGACCTTGATGTAATCGATGGCTTGGATTTGGATAGACTGACTTCCTCCTACTCGCACCCGTCATCCCCAACGTTTTGCTAG
- the LOC101760138 gene encoding uncharacterized protein LOC101760138 isoform X3 produces MGCVCSRRFPEEPAPPRTLAGAYTARRGRYGPGDFDSGELAIPPPKPPPSHKVSETGTFLGRASIAGLEKAVEVLDTLGSSMTSLNHGSGFLSGGTNRGNKVCILAFEVANTIAKASGLWRSCSDESIKELKGEILHSDGVRILVSSNTSELLHIAAIDKREELAVFSREVIRFGDLCKDPIWHNLGRYFNKLTTDNTHQDHSKESMEATVQYLINLAQNTSELYHELHALDRFEQDFRRKFHEEESVPAARRESIMILHSELKRQRKIVKNLKKKSLWSKTLEEIVEKLVDIVIFLHKQIRDSFNEAVPAGTDFDSKNTQNKRLGSCGLALHYANIINQIENIVSRPLSLPPSSRDNLYHGLPITVKSALRSRLQSYNTEEERTVAQIKAEMQKTLRWLLPIAENTLRAHQGFGWVGEWANLGSDMGKKSGSQHSITRIQTLHHADKATTEHYILELVVLLHHLVVQVKNRGYGNSKSTKYERSRSKGGPTDLRPPETRHNTSPVSAASVASSPLSDCERAALARLSFRRASYGRSQSCEPPPDRARGSSKAHRSWDSCRSQGSSPARERGRDMAVDRDAARDLDVIDGLDLDRLTSSYSHPSSPTFC; encoded by the exons ATGGGGTGCGTCTGCTCGAGGCGGTTCCCCGAGgaaccggcgccgccgcggacgcTCGCCGGCGCCTAcaccgcgcgccgcggccggtaCGGGCCCGGGGACTTCGACTCCGGCGAGCTCGCCATCCCGCCACCCAAGCCGCCCCCGTCCCACAAG GTATCAGAAACAGGTACATTCTTGGGAAGAGCTAGCATTGCTGGTCTGGAAAAGGCTGTTGAGGTGTTAGATACCCTCGGGAGCAGCATGACAAGTTTGAATCATGGCAGTGGCTTTCTCTCTGGGGGAACGAATCGTGGAAATAAAGTCTGTATTTTAGCATTTGAAGTCGCAAATACAATAGCTAAAGCTTCTGGTTTGTGGAGGTCATGCTCTGATGAGAGTATTAAAGAGCTCAAGGGAGAAATTTTGCACTCAGATGGAGTGCGAATATTGGTTTCCTCAAATACCAGTGAGCTGTTGCATATAGCTGCTATTGATAAAAG GGAAGAACTTGCTGTCTTTTCAAGAGAAGTCATACGGTTTGGCGACCTCTGTAAAGATCCTATCTGGCATAACTTGGGACGATATTTCAACAA GTTAACAACAGATAATACGCATCAGGATCATTCAAAGGAGAGTATGGAGGCTACTGTCCAGTATTTGATTAATTTGGCGCAAAACACTTCT GAGCTCTACCATGAATTGCACGCTCTGGACAGGTTTGAGCAGGATTTTAGAAGGAAATTTCATGAAGAGGAGTCTGTGCCAGCGGCTAGACGAG AGAGCATTATGATATTGCATAGTGAGCTAAAGCGCCAGAGGAAGATTGTGAAAAATCTGAAGAAGAAATCCTTGTGGTCTAAGACTTTGGAAGAG ATTGTGGAGAAACTTGTGGATATTGTAATCTTTTTGCATAAACAAATCCGAGATTCATTTAATGAAGCTG TTCCTGCAGGAACCGACTTCGATTCCAAGAATACTCAGAACAAAAGGCTAGGTTCCTGTGGTCTGGCTCTACATTATGCTAATATTATCAATCAAATTGAAAATATA GTTTCTCGGcccctttctcttcctcctagtTCTAGAGACAATTTGTACCATGGTCTGCCAATAACAGTAAAGTCAGCTCTGCGATCACGACTGCAATCATATAACACAGAAGAAGAG CGTACGGTAGCTCAAATCAAAGCTGAAATGCAGAAAACTCTTCGCTGGCTTCTGCCGATAGCAGAAAATACACTAAG AGCACACCAAGGGTTTGGATGGGTCGGCGAATGGGCAAACCTTGG GAGCGACATGGGCAAGAAATCAGGTTCCCAGCACAGCATCACCCGGATCCAGACGCTGCACCACGCCGACAAGGCCACGACGGAGCACTACATCCTGGAGCTGGTGGTGCTCCTCCACCACCTGGTGGTCCAAGTGAAGAACCGGGGCTACGGGAACAGCAAGTCGACCAAGTACGAGCGTTCCCGATCCAAGGGTGGGCCGACGGACCTGCGGCCGCCGGAGACCCGGCACAACACGTCGCCGGTGAGCGCCGCCAGCGTGGCGTCGAGCCCGCTGTCGGACTGCGAGCGCGCGGCGCTGGCCCGGCTGAGCTTCAGGAGGGCGAGCTACGGTCGGAGCCAGAGCTGCGAGCCCCCACCCGATAGGGCCAGGGGGAGCAGCAAGGCGCACCGGAGCTGGGACTCGTGCCGGAGCCagggcagctcgccggcgagggAGCGCGGCAGGGACATGGCCGTGGACCGTGACGCGGCGAGGGACCTTGATGTAATCGATGGCTTGGATTTGGATAGACTGACTTCCTCCTACTCGCACCCGTCATCCCCAACGTTTTGCTAG
- the LOC101760138 gene encoding uncharacterized protein LOC101760138 isoform X1 — protein MGCVCSRRFPEEPAPPRTLAGAYTARRGRYGPGDFDSGELAIPPPKPPPSHKVSETGTFLGRASIAGLEKAVEVLDTLGSSMTSLNHGSGFLSGGTNRGNKVCILAFEVANTIAKASGLWRSCSDESIKELKGEILHSDGVRILVSSNTSELLHIAAIDKREELAVFSREVIRFGDLCKDPIWHNLGRYFNKYAPEKLTTDNTHQDHSKESMEATVQYLINLAQNTSELYHELHALDRFEQDFRRKFHEEESVPAARRESIMILHSELKRQRKIVKNLKKKSLWSKTLEEIVEKLVDIVIFLHKQIRDSFNEAVPAGTDFDSKNTQNKRLGSCGLALHYANIINQIENIVSRPLSLPPSSRDNLYHGLPITVKSALRSRLQSYNTEEERTVAQIKAEMQKTLRWLLPIAENTLRAHQGFGWVGEWANLGSDMGKKSGSQHSITRIQTLHHADKATTEHYILELVVLLHHLVVQVKNRGYGNSKSTKYERSRSKGGPTDLRPPETRHNTSPVSAASVASSPLSDCERAALARLSFRRASYGRSQSCEPPPDRARGSSKAHRSWDSCRSQGSSPARERGRDMAVDRDAARDLDVIDGLDLDRLTSSYSHPSSPTFC, from the exons ATGGGGTGCGTCTGCTCGAGGCGGTTCCCCGAGgaaccggcgccgccgcggacgcTCGCCGGCGCCTAcaccgcgcgccgcggccggtaCGGGCCCGGGGACTTCGACTCCGGCGAGCTCGCCATCCCGCCACCCAAGCCGCCCCCGTCCCACAAG GTATCAGAAACAGGTACATTCTTGGGAAGAGCTAGCATTGCTGGTCTGGAAAAGGCTGTTGAGGTGTTAGATACCCTCGGGAGCAGCATGACAAGTTTGAATCATGGCAGTGGCTTTCTCTCTGGGGGAACGAATCGTGGAAATAAAGTCTGTATTTTAGCATTTGAAGTCGCAAATACAATAGCTAAAGCTTCTGGTTTGTGGAGGTCATGCTCTGATGAGAGTATTAAAGAGCTCAAGGGAGAAATTTTGCACTCAGATGGAGTGCGAATATTGGTTTCCTCAAATACCAGTGAGCTGTTGCATATAGCTGCTATTGATAAAAG GGAAGAACTTGCTGTCTTTTCAAGAGAAGTCATACGGTTTGGCGACCTCTGTAAAGATCCTATCTGGCATAACTTGGGACGATATTTCAACAAGTATGCCCCTGAAAA GTTAACAACAGATAATACGCATCAGGATCATTCAAAGGAGAGTATGGAGGCTACTGTCCAGTATTTGATTAATTTGGCGCAAAACACTTCT GAGCTCTACCATGAATTGCACGCTCTGGACAGGTTTGAGCAGGATTTTAGAAGGAAATTTCATGAAGAGGAGTCTGTGCCAGCGGCTAGACGAG AGAGCATTATGATATTGCATAGTGAGCTAAAGCGCCAGAGGAAGATTGTGAAAAATCTGAAGAAGAAATCCTTGTGGTCTAAGACTTTGGAAGAG ATTGTGGAGAAACTTGTGGATATTGTAATCTTTTTGCATAAACAAATCCGAGATTCATTTAATGAAGCTG TTCCTGCAGGAACCGACTTCGATTCCAAGAATACTCAGAACAAAAGGCTAGGTTCCTGTGGTCTGGCTCTACATTATGCTAATATTATCAATCAAATTGAAAATATA GTTTCTCGGcccctttctcttcctcctagtTCTAGAGACAATTTGTACCATGGTCTGCCAATAACAGTAAAGTCAGCTCTGCGATCACGACTGCAATCATATAACACAGAAGAAGAG CGTACGGTAGCTCAAATCAAAGCTGAAATGCAGAAAACTCTTCGCTGGCTTCTGCCGATAGCAGAAAATACACTAAG AGCACACCAAGGGTTTGGATGGGTCGGCGAATGGGCAAACCTTGG GAGCGACATGGGCAAGAAATCAGGTTCCCAGCACAGCATCACCCGGATCCAGACGCTGCACCACGCCGACAAGGCCACGACGGAGCACTACATCCTGGAGCTGGTGGTGCTCCTCCACCACCTGGTGGTCCAAGTGAAGAACCGGGGCTACGGGAACAGCAAGTCGACCAAGTACGAGCGTTCCCGATCCAAGGGTGGGCCGACGGACCTGCGGCCGCCGGAGACCCGGCACAACACGTCGCCGGTGAGCGCCGCCAGCGTGGCGTCGAGCCCGCTGTCGGACTGCGAGCGCGCGGCGCTGGCCCGGCTGAGCTTCAGGAGGGCGAGCTACGGTCGGAGCCAGAGCTGCGAGCCCCCACCCGATAGGGCCAGGGGGAGCAGCAAGGCGCACCGGAGCTGGGACTCGTGCCGGAGCCagggcagctcgccggcgagggAGCGCGGCAGGGACATGGCCGTGGACCGTGACGCGGCGAGGGACCTTGATGTAATCGATGGCTTGGATTTGGATAGACTGACTTCCTCCTACTCGCACCCGTCATCCCCAACGTTTTGCTAG
- the LOC101761884 gene encoding chaperone protein dnaJ 11, chloroplastic, whose product MAASFASTASAVPSCGAAGARRGGRFVARASAVAMAPALGTTARTHYEVLGVGAAASRGEIKAAYRRLAREVHPDAGGRGDEGFIRLHAAYATLADPDERARYDRSVARPAPARAVGFRPRRWETDQCW is encoded by the coding sequence ATGGCGGCTTCGTTCGCATCGACGGCATCCGCTGTTCCGAgctgcggcgccgccggggcacggcgcggcggccggttCGTGGCCCGCGCGTCCGCGGTGGCGATGGCGCCGGCGCTGGGGACAACGGCGAGGACGCACTACGAGGTGCTCGGGGTCGGGGCCGCCGCGAGCAGGGGCGAGATCAAGGCGGCGTACCGGCGCCTCGCGAGGGAGGTGCACccggacgccggcggccgcggtgacGAGGGATTCATCCGGCTGCACGCCGCGTACGCCACGCTCGCTGACCCCGACGAGCGCGCGCGCTACGACCGCTCCGtcgcgcgccccgcgccggcccgGGCCGTGGGGTTCCGGCCGCGGAGGTGGGAGACGGACCAGTGCTGGTAG